The Microcoleus sp. FACHB-831 genome has a window encoding:
- a CDS encoding methyl-accepting chemotaxis protein: MFKKLSKGSSQRRGLRTKAIVLAIALGTIPVLLTGVLTYYSTHQLIREQVIASKKSRVIQLADRVNNFIFERYADIQVLANLPIITDERVRNIVSLQQKQQVLNSIVNAYRVYDNIAVFDINGNLIVKSTSGDASVNQKSRNYFQQVLKTDAPVITDPELSKSTGEFFIQFAAPVKDVTTGKTIAIISARLPKKYIQEAVEVFNNNGDSSQLIDSSGIIFYAREVKKIGEKAQEEYSIFKQMEALQKPTAGIKFSQTEQKELLVALAPIQNLERLPQFKWIGIIETDPKTAFAASDSLLLTILFGTLVTAIVVGIIAIILSICVTEPLIKRIVNVVNLIVTSSSEIASTVEQQERMATQQATSVNETTTAMDELGASSRASAEIATASAVSAGQVLTLAKQGTESVARTQEGMFALKEKVSAIAQQIWQLSEHTDEIAKISTLVSDLASETNMLALNAAVEAVRAGTHGKGFAIVAAEIRKLADQSKESAQKINIQVNDIQNAINLTVKITKEGTKTVENGVKIAQSTTEAFAGVAEGINDVVLSSQQISLNVQQQAIAIQQVVDTMNALNQGAKETASGMSQTKLATQKLNDAALNLKTVV; the protein is encoded by the coding sequence ATGTTTAAAAAATTATCCAAAGGTTCATCACAAAGGCGGGGTTTGAGAACTAAGGCAATCGTCCTAGCGATCGCTCTAGGTACAATACCCGTGTTATTAACTGGTGTATTAACTTATTACTCCACGCATCAATTAATTCGAGAACAAGTTATCGCTTCAAAAAAAAGCCGCGTTATTCAGTTAGCTGACAGGGTAAACAATTTTATTTTTGAACGCTACGCAGATATTCAGGTTCTTGCTAATTTGCCTATTATTACTGATGAGCGGGTAAGAAATATCGTTTCTTTGCAGCAAAAGCAGCAGGTGCTAAATAGCATTGTAAATGCTTACCGTGTCTATGATAATATTGCTGTTTTCGACATAAACGGTAACTTAATTGTGAAATCAACATCGGGAGACGCAAGCGTAAATCAAAAAAGTCGCAACTATTTTCAGCAAGTTCTCAAAACCGATGCCCCTGTTATCACAGATCCAGAATTATCAAAATCCACAGGCGAGTTTTTCATTCAGTTTGCTGCACCTGTTAAAGATGTAACGACTGGTAAAACAATTGCTATCATCAGTGCGCGGCTACCCAAGAAATATATACAAGAGGCGGTCGAAGTTTTCAATAATAATGGAGATAGTTCACAACTAATTGATTCATCAGGGATAATTTTCTACGCTAGGGAAGTAAAAAAGATAGGTGAAAAAGCGCAGGAAGAATATTCAATATTCAAACAAATGGAAGCATTACAAAAGCCAACTGCGGGGATAAAGTTTAGTCAAACTGAACAGAAGGAGCTTTTAGTAGCGCTCGCTCCCATCCAAAACTTAGAGCGTTTACCCCAATTTAAATGGATAGGAATAATTGAAACCGATCCAAAAACTGCCTTTGCAGCCAGCGATAGCCTACTGCTAACAATACTTTTTGGAACCCTAGTGACCGCAATTGTTGTCGGTATAATCGCTATCATATTAAGCATTTGTGTAACCGAGCCACTCATCAAACGGATAGTTAATGTTGTTAATCTTATTGTTACTTCCTCTAGCGAAATCGCTTCAACTGTAGAGCAGCAAGAACGTATGGCAACCCAGCAAGCCACATCTGTGAATGAGACCACTACGGCTATGGACGAATTGGGGGCATCATCAAGGGCGAGCGCGGAGATTGCTACTGCATCAGCTGTCAGTGCAGGGCAAGTTTTAACTCTGGCAAAACAGGGAACAGAGTCGGTAGCACGTACCCAAGAGGGTATGTTTGCCTTGAAAGAAAAAGTTAGCGCGATCGCGCAACAAATTTGGCAATTGAGCGAACATACTGATGAAATTGCCAAAATATCAACTTTGGTGAGTGACTTAGCCAGCGAAACCAATATGCTGGCACTCAACGCCGCTGTGGAAGCTGTGCGGGCGGGTACGCATGGCAAAGGCTTTGCCATTGTAGCAGCAGAAATTCGTAAACTCGCCGATCAAAGTAAAGAATCAGCCCAGAAGATTAACATCCAAGTTAACGATATTCAGAATGCTATTAATTTAACTGTCAAGATTACAAAGGAGGGGACTAAGACTGTAGAGAACGGGGTGAAAATTGCCCAATCAACGACAGAAGCCTTCGCCGGAGTTGCGGAAGGAATTAACGATGTAGTTCTCAGCAGTCAACAAATATCTTTGAATGTCCAACAACAAGCGATCGCTATTCAACAAGTAGTGGATACTATGAATGCTCTCAATCAAGGAGCAAAAGAAACCGCCAGCGGTATGAGTCAAACTAAACTTGCTACCCAGAAATTAAACGACGCTGCTCTGAATCTTAAGACAGTGGTTTAA
- a CDS encoding methyl-accepting chemotaxis protein, giving the protein MFKKLSLQGRLFGSFILMGLLVLVVAIVGWSGSSRLSAHIDTLANNTLPSVTGLWKINEGQTQIQSSERSLLNPLLSLEKRQVDLERIKNAWQQIDEGFKQYETSPQTEEEKKIYKKFLQDWDRWKRDHEQFMQIYQQFARLNVLDPAARLSEVVNQKPPNLAQIAIIKQADALLDKLNDLAANEERASFTAATESVVGVAKYNEIFGASANNAAEKDVSQTGFWVVVGMIIGPLTAIIFGIFFSITIAKPLGAKISKIVNSIVTSSSEIAATVEQQERTATQQAASVNQTSSTMDELEASSRLAAEQAEAATAGARAIAQQIFRLSEQIKQIGSISGVVSELANQTNMLALNAAVEAARAGQNGKGFAVVAGEIRKLADQSKKSAERINDLVGDIQAIANSTVMDMGQGTKVESIVTAVNNIVMNNQQISLSASQQAIAVQQVVQAMNTLNIAAQETASGISQTKVATQKLNEAALALQTVV; this is encoded by the coding sequence ATGTTTAAAAAATTAAGTTTACAAGGGCGGTTGTTCGGCTCATTTATCTTAATGGGGCTACTTGTATTGGTCGTTGCTATTGTGGGCTGGAGTGGAAGTTCTCGCCTGAGCGCTCACATCGATACACTTGCTAATAATACTTTACCTAGTGTTACTGGATTGTGGAAAATTAACGAAGGGCAGACCCAAATACAGTCATCAGAGCGCTCGCTCCTCAATCCGCTCTTGAGTTTGGAAAAACGGCAGGTTGACTTGGAGAGGATTAAAAATGCTTGGCAGCAAATCGACGAAGGGTTTAAACAATATGAAACATCTCCACAAACCGAAGAGGAAAAAAAAATCTACAAAAAATTTCTTCAAGACTGGGACAGGTGGAAGCGAGACCACGAACAATTTATGCAAATTTATCAACAATTCGCAAGACTGAATGTTTTAGACCCTGCGGCTAGGCTGTCTGAAGTTGTGAATCAAAAACCACCAAATTTGGCTCAAATAGCGATAATAAAACAAGCAGATGCCCTGCTAGATAAACTCAACGACTTGGCAGCGAATGAAGAACGCGCCTCATTTACCGCAGCCACAGAATCAGTTGTAGGAGTTGCGAAATACAACGAAATATTTGGAGCCTCCGCTAATAATGCCGCTGAAAAAGATGTGTCTCAAACTGGCTTCTGGGTTGTGGTAGGTATGATTATCGGCCCGCTTACTGCTATTATCTTTGGTATTTTCTTCAGCATCACCATCGCCAAGCCGTTGGGTGCAAAGATAAGCAAAATCGTCAATAGCATTGTCACCTCTTCAAGCGAAATCGCAGCCACAGTAGAGCAACAAGAACGCACTGCAACCCAACAGGCAGCTTCTGTGAACCAAACTAGCAGCACAATGGATGAATTGGAGGCTTCATCGCGACTAGCAGCCGAGCAAGCCGAAGCTGCAACAGCAGGAGCAAGGGCGATCGCCCAACAGATTTTTCGTTTGAGCGAACAGATAAAGCAAATTGGTAGTATTTCAGGCGTTGTCAGCGAATTAGCTAATCAGACTAATATGTTAGCTCTGAACGCAGCAGTCGAGGCGGCGAGAGCCGGACAAAATGGTAAAGGTTTTGCCGTCGTTGCTGGGGAGATTCGTAAACTTGCCGATCAAAGCAAAAAGTCAGCAGAACGGATTAATGATTTGGTTGGAGATATCCAAGCGATCGCCAATTCTACTGTTATGGATATGGGTCAGGGGACAAAGGTTGAAAGTATTGTAACCGCTGTCAACAACATTGTTATGAATAATCAACAAATTTCGCTAAGTGCATCGCAGCAAGCGATCGCGGTTCAACAAGTCGTGCAGGCGATGAATACTCTCAACATAGCGGCGCAAGAAACCGCTAGCGGCATCAGTCAAACCAAAGTAGCAACGCAAAAACTAAATGAAGCAGCATTGGCTCTGCAAACCGTCGTCTAG
- a CDS encoding methyl-accepting chemotaxis protein: protein MSTNLTLRGRMLVGFAVPVLVYIGLSGLVFTTSNKIFHIFEDIERIQKVILKTTTLDVAAQGMIRNLRGYAIINNPIFLKEYQSSLEAFYTTQNSLNKSVIDREQRERLQKMLVLVQNYNKFSEQMIALLKTGKKAEAVTLFGNGAGAKFVKEFDALNKSFIQAEEIILEKETNEAKKALWFLITALIVGLVLLIVLSVAAALAIYSRVAGTIDRAVNAIASSSTQIAATVEEQERTASQQSASVNETTTTMDELGASSRATAEQAEAAVNAALVALNLTDGGSQAVGQTLEGMFILKERVGAIAQQIVKLSEQTNQIGNISDLVSDLANQTNMLALNAAVEAVRAGEHGKGFAVVAAEIRKLADQSKTSAHKIGALVADVQNAINLTVMVTDEGTKTVEEGAKIAAKTSEAFTGVGDAVNNVVLNNQQISLNIKQQAIAIQQVIEAMNALNQGAKETASGITQTKIGTQNLNEAAIQLKTLV from the coding sequence ATGAGTACCAATTTAACTTTGAGAGGCCGAATGTTGGTGGGGTTTGCAGTTCCTGTGCTTGTATACATAGGTCTAAGTGGGCTGGTATTTACTACTTCTAATAAGATATTTCACATTTTTGAAGACATAGAACGAATTCAAAAGGTAATTTTAAAAACAACTACTTTGGATGTAGCTGCACAAGGAATGATTCGCAATCTTAGAGGATACGCTATTATAAACAATCCGATATTTTTAAAGGAATATCAAAGTTCTTTAGAAGCATTTTATACAACACAGAATTCATTAAATAAATCCGTAATAGATCGGGAACAAAGAGAACGATTGCAGAAAATGTTAGTGTTAGTCCAAAACTATAATAAATTTTCAGAACAAATGATAGCGTTATTAAAAACCGGAAAAAAAGCTGAAGCAGTAACCCTTTTTGGAAATGGAGCCGGAGCAAAATTTGTGAAAGAGTTTGATGCATTAAATAAATCATTTATACAAGCAGAAGAAATAATTCTTGAAAAAGAAACAAATGAAGCAAAGAAAGCTTTGTGGTTCCTGATAACAGCATTAATCGTGGGGTTAGTGTTGTTAATTGTCTTGTCTGTGGCTGCTGCTTTGGCGATTTATTCGAGGGTGGCTGGGACGATCGATAGAGCAGTAAATGCGATCGCATCATCATCGACACAAATAGCTGCAACAGTAGAGGAACAGGAACGCACAGCGAGCCAGCAATCAGCCTCGGTCAACGAAACGACGACGACAATGGATGAGCTAGGAGCGTCATCAAGAGCGACAGCAGAGCAAGCAGAAGCAGCAGTAAACGCAGCCTTAGTAGCGCTAAATCTCACAGATGGAGGGAGTCAGGCAGTAGGGCAAACCTTAGAAGGAATGTTTATATTGAAAGAGAGAGTAGGGGCGATCGCGCAACAGATAGTGAAACTATCCGAACAGACAAATCAGATAGGGAATATCTCCGATCTAGTCAGCGATTTAGCCAACCAAACCAATATGCTAGCCCTAAATGCAGCAGTCGAAGCAGTCCGCGCTGGGGAACATGGTAAAGGCTTTGCCGTTGTAGCAGCAGAAATTCGCAAACTAGCAGACCAAAGTAAAACATCAGCTCATAAGATTGGGGCCTTAGTTGCTGATGTGCAAAATGCTATTAATTTAACCGTCATGGTGACAGATGAAGGCACAAAGACAGTAGAGGAAGGAGCCAAAATTGCTGCTAAAACATCTGAAGCCTTTACTGGTGTGGGGGATGCTGTCAACAACGTAGTTTTGAACAATCAACAAATTTCTCTCAATATCAAGCAGCAAGCGATCGCCATTCAGCAGGTGATAGAGGCAATGAATGCCCTCAACCAGGGGGCAAAAGAAACCGCTAGCGGCATTACTCAAACCAAAATTGGCACTCAGAACCTCAACGAAGCTGCTATCCAACTAAAAACGTTAGTGTAG
- a CDS encoding chemotaxis protein CheW translates to MSPQTRAYLIFSLNSSLYGVDALSVQEIFFLPELTPVHHYPQDIVGVLNLRGEFLPIADLNIRLGYRAQEYCLTDSVIVIKLCGLRIGIIVNEVREVHNLDAHAIAGEGYGREAGAKGGLVTQLANIGSDIVMLLNPETLLRGTELVEALTGAIANPPLADESDTQPPEFVLTQQRLFCPNATTEERTIFRRRAANLMVAVQSEQSSGLMALAVIGLNGEYFALDLEFVREFIDIRIVKPIPCCPPHIIGNMNIRGEIVTLVDIRGVITLMMSAPSTASKAMIINIKDIVAGVMVDEVFDVMYLNPSEIMPVPTAVNSLNKDVKFLRGTAWYGDKVMAILDMQKTIIEGGLIVDEEV, encoded by the coding sequence ATGTCTCCACAAACTAGGGCATATCTGATCTTCAGTTTGAATTCTTCTCTTTATGGTGTAGATGCACTTTCAGTACAGGAGATTTTTTTTCTACCGGAGCTGACACCCGTCCACCACTACCCGCAAGACATTGTTGGGGTACTAAATCTCCGGGGAGAATTTTTGCCAATCGCCGATTTGAATATTCGCTTGGGCTATCGAGCGCAAGAATACTGCTTAACAGACAGTGTAATCGTCATCAAGTTGTGTGGATTGAGGATTGGTATCATTGTCAATGAAGTCCGAGAAGTTCATAATCTCGACGCACACGCGATCGCAGGCGAGGGTTATGGGCGAGAAGCAGGCGCAAAGGGGGGTTTAGTCACCCAGCTTGCCAATATCGGGTCAGATATTGTGATGCTGCTTAACCCTGAAACTTTGCTCCGAGGAACCGAGCTGGTTGAAGCATTAACCGGAGCGATCGCAAATCCTCCGTTAGCCGACGAATCCGACACGCAACCACCAGAATTTGTCTTAACACAACAGCGCCTATTCTGTCCTAATGCAACGACAGAAGAAAGAACTATTTTTCGCAGGCGAGCAGCCAATTTAATGGTGGCTGTTCAGAGCGAACAAAGTAGTGGCTTGATGGCGCTAGCGGTTATTGGTTTAAATGGTGAATACTTTGCACTCGATCTTGAATTTGTCCGCGAGTTTATTGATATTAGAATTGTAAAACCCATTCCCTGCTGCCCGCCTCATATTATTGGCAATATGAATATCCGGGGTGAGATTGTTACTTTAGTCGATATTCGTGGCGTTATTACACTTATGATGAGCGCTCCCAGTACGGCATCTAAAGCAATGATTATAAATATCAAGGATATCGTGGCTGGAGTAATGGTTGATGAAGTATTTGATGTGATGTACCTGAATCCATCGGAAATTATGCCTGTTCCGACAGCAGTAAATTCCCTAAATAAAGATGTTAAATTTCTGCGCGGGACTGCTTGGTATGGCGATAAAGTGATGGCTATACTGGATATGCAAAAAACTATTATTGAAGGAGGTCTAATAGTTGATGAAGAAGTTTAA